One stretch of Daphnia pulicaria isolate SC F1-1A chromosome 8, SC_F0-13Bv2, whole genome shotgun sequence DNA includes these proteins:
- the LOC124311882 gene encoding carbonic anhydrase 4-like: MTTKEASLLRKGANFMFWAVHTFRPIIVNLLIEHESHCGGKNQSPINIESKDAIIANYPEFIFHNYELVFPEGLENNGNTEQGMGAELPLITGGGLTDRYNFVQLHFHWGRSFSSSEHRIDGEQCKVDQIAYDIRPNCTWPITIRNTELLASSLQPRDNIAFRHLEQFDNIIDPSIAKSDELRLRYSVPLSDLLPGNTDSFFRYNGSLTTGNCNEDVIWTIFDTPIAISERQISTLMTEAKQNEMLINDFYTPSILFFTPPIPLINLRFTSY, translated from the exons ATGACGACGAAGGAAGCTTCTTTGCTGCGCAAG GGAgcaaattttatgttttgggCAGTTCACACTTTTAGACCTATTATCGTAAATTTGTTGATTG AGCACGAATCACATTGCGGAGGCAAGAACCAGTCGCCCATCAACATCGAATCGAAGGATGCCATCATCGCCAATTATCCTGaattcattttccacaattACGAACTTGTTTTCCCCGAAGGATTGGAGAATAACGGTAACACTG AGCAAGGAATGGGCGCGGAATTGCCCTTAATTACGGGCGGAGGCCTCACCGACCGTTACAACTTTGTTCAGCTCCACTTCCACTGGGGCCGAAGTTTTTCTAGCAGTGAACACAGAATTGATGGAGAACAGTGCAAAGTTGATCAAATAGCATACG ATATCCGGCCGAACTGCACATGGCCCATTACAATTCGAAATACGGAACTTTTAGCGAGCTCT CTGCAACCGAGAGACAACATTGCATTCCGACATCTGGAACAATTTGATAACATCATCGATCCCAGTATCGCCAAAAGCGATGAATTGCGATTGCGATATTCTGTCCCATTGTCGGATCTTCTTCCTGGTAATACCGACAGTTTCTTCCGATACAACGGATCGTTGACTACTGGAAACTGTAACGAAGACGTCATCTGGACGATTTTTGATACTCCGATTGCTATTTCTGAACGACAA ATTTCGACGCTAATGACTGAAGCCAAGCAAAATGAAATGTTGATAAATGATTTTTATACTCCATCTATTCTATTCTTCACCCCGCCTATTCCACTGATTAATTTGCGGTTTACTTCTTACTAA
- the LOC124311883 gene encoding uncharacterized protein LOC124311883: MADVTAMLVGELEVINDDHIELDLIDEYAYPIADRNLVINQRIRLGPTPFVGITNYVQVTVWRYSNDAFKRHFRMSRDAYVRLLHRFTHYLPFSTVSHNVNFYYFFVPLATKNHSEQSEIDSECCQVTPISFFLPPAK; the protein is encoded by the exons ATGGCTGACGTCACAGCTATGCTTGTGGGTGAACTAGAAGTCATCAACGACGATCACATTGAGTTAGATTTGATAGACGAATATGCGTATCCAATTGCGGACCGCAATTTAGTGATAAATCAGCGAATAAGACTGGGCCCTACGCCTTTCGTTGGTATCACCAATTATGTCCAAGTGACCGTTTGGAGATACTCAAACGATGCTTTCAAGCGGCACTTTAGAATGAGTCGAGATGCTTATGTG AGATTGCTGCATAGATTTACACACTACTTGCCATTTTCAACTGTTTCCCATAATGtgaacttttattatttctttgtaCCATTGGCAACCAAGAATCATTCAGAACAGTCGGAGATCGATTCGGAATGCTGCCAG GTGACgcccatttcatttttcttgccACCTGCAAAGTAA